In the genome of Cellvibrio sp. KY-YJ-3, one region contains:
- a CDS encoding response regulator transcription factor — MRILIVEDEKPLREQILALMADEKYACDSAADGREGLFLGSEYDYDLAIIDLGLPLLDGTQLIRELRSKSRNFPILILTARGNWQDKVQGLEAGADDYLTKPFHPEELRARIHALLRRASGHASSVLRYGPITIDTSAKRVHRDDTEVELTSFEYNTLTYLALHAGKNISKSELTEHLYAQDYDRDSNVIEVFVGRLRKKLDPDGSLNLISTQRGLGYRFNLDVQ, encoded by the coding sequence ATGCGCATATTGATAGTCGAAGACGAAAAACCCCTGCGCGAGCAAATTCTCGCCCTGATGGCAGACGAAAAGTACGCCTGCGACAGCGCTGCCGATGGCCGTGAAGGTTTATTTTTAGGCAGTGAATACGACTATGATTTGGCGATTATCGATTTGGGCCTGCCGCTGCTGGACGGCACCCAGCTGATCCGCGAGCTGCGCAGCAAATCGCGCAATTTCCCTATTTTAATTTTGACCGCGCGCGGCAATTGGCAAGACAAGGTGCAAGGGCTCGAAGCCGGTGCCGACGACTACCTCACCAAACCCTTCCATCCGGAAGAGTTGCGCGCGCGCATTCACGCCCTGCTACGCCGCGCCAGCGGCCACGCCTCCTCGGTGCTGCGTTACGGCCCCATCACCATCGATACCAGCGCCAAGCGCGTACACCGCGATGACACCGAAGTTGAATTGACCAGCTTTGAATACAACACCCTCACCTATCTCGCCTTACATGCGGGCAAAAACATCTCCAAAAGCGAGCTTACCGAACACCTGTATGCGCAGGATTACGACCGCGACAGCAATGTGATTGAGGTTTTTGTCGGACGCCTGCGCAAAAAGCTCGACCCGGACGGCAGCCTCAACTTAATTAGCACCCAACGGGGCTTGGG
- a CDS encoding PepSY domain-containing protein encodes MLQSNTFRAVLSIAMRQARVSLTQCILAASLALASTQALADPSLLEGDMGLASSAPSNSLIDNQSLPDEPVPPKFSPAQAAALVRTKVGGQVMSVNSQRGESGVIYGVKVLNGGRMRVINVDGQTGQLLNQ; translated from the coding sequence ATGTTGCAGTCAAATACCTTCCGCGCCGTGTTATCCATCGCTATGCGCCAAGCGCGGGTCAGCCTGACCCAGTGTATTCTGGCAGCGAGCCTTGCGCTGGCCAGCACCCAAGCCCTTGCCGACCCCTCGCTGCTGGAAGGTGATATGGGCCTGGCCTCCAGCGCGCCCAGCAATTCATTAATCGACAACCAAAGCTTACCCGACGAACCCGTACCACCGAAATTCTCCCCGGCCCAAGCGGCGGCACTGGTACGCACCAAAGTGGGCGGCCAAGTGATGAGCGTAAATAGCCAGCGCGGTGAATCCGGGGTTATTTACGGTGTTAAAGTGCTCAATGGCGGCCGCATGCGCGTCATCAATGTGGACGGTCAAACCGGTCAGTTACTCAATCAATAA